A genomic stretch from Spartobacteria bacterium includes:
- a CDS encoding DUF2293 domain-containing protein → MKAKKNDLTIFISSKEATCDECGQQLGQNAWIMLKENKNAVCLSCADLDHLVFLPRGDTALTRRSRKYSKLSAVVLKWARRRRRYEREGVLVENEALELAEKECDADAATREIRRAGAAIRRAELDLEYIDRFAERVRELYPSCPKGCDKTIAEHACRKYSGRVGRSAAAKELEERAVILAVRAHIRHTETTYDGLLSNGVDRAEARQIIGSTASEVEHKWGGHT, encoded by the coding sequence ATGAAAGCGAAAAAGAACGACCTGACAATTTTTATTTCGTCTAAAGAGGCCACCTGCGATGAATGCGGGCAGCAGCTTGGTCAAAACGCCTGGATCATGCTTAAAGAAAACAAAAACGCGGTGTGCCTGAGCTGTGCAGATCTTGATCATTTGGTCTTTCTGCCGAGGGGCGACACGGCGTTGACGCGGCGTTCCCGCAAGTATTCCAAACTCTCCGCCGTCGTACTGAAATGGGCAAGACGTCGCAGGCGCTATGAGCGGGAAGGCGTGCTGGTGGAAAATGAGGCTCTGGAATTAGCCGAAAAGGAATGCGATGCCGATGCCGCGACGAGGGAAATCCGGAGAGCTGGTGCAGCGATTCGTCGCGCGGAACTGGATCTGGAGTATATCGATCGCTTTGCGGAACGAGTACGGGAACTTTACCCCAGCTGTCCGAAAGGCTGTGATAAAACCATTGCAGAACATGCGTGCCGAAAGTACAGTGGACGCGTGGGCAGAAGTGCGGCAGCGAAGGAATTAGAGGAACGGGCGGTCATATTGGCGGTTCGCGCTCACATTCGCCATACCGAAACAACCTATGACGGTTTACTGTCGAATGGCGTCGACCGAGCTGAAGCACGGCAGATCATCGGCTCGACCGCTTCCGAGGTTGAACACAAATGGGGCGGTCATACATAA
- a CDS encoding response regulator → MPLTSDIDSPDLQVTHYAMIFDMAEQLLQLTSEKAVIEVIFNIFNMICAPTCQHMLMFDEEGRPVDILSNPATAVTDPQLYEWMAAFTNDFKRTESGDGFMINIDCEDARRTTLLLTGIRFPNKMNQYINFAMTISPLLKLGLSNARNLERLQRANDELNIARMDAERLADKANQANQAKRLFLARVSHDIRTPMSGIIGIADLLEATGMTADQHRLVSLIGSNTKALLELLNDILDFSKIEAAKLILHPQPFDLFMLINDIVTLMNIVANEKKVELTLTLAAGVPQYITADAMRIRQVLNNLLSNALKFTKQGSVHLDVAIDDTEPVSENQDIRLRLRVADTGDGIPAEKMHLLFRTFEQLDGEADQAHAGTGLGLAICKQLAELMGGRMEAQSELGKGSIFTFTMRCSVPMPPDTPTTQREQSHIKTEAQTSQPIITTTMSVLLAEDNKVNQLLTARLLNKLGFHVDIVTNGQDAVTALKNKPYDLVIMDGHMPGMDGDQAARYIRNPAADGLPHDIPVIAYTADASPAGREFYLAAGVNEVMIKPLNAERLKKALLAIPAISNKINSPGL, encoded by the coding sequence ATGCCTTTAACCTCTGATATCGATTCACCGGATTTGCAGGTCACCCATTACGCCATGATTTTTGACATGGCGGAGCAACTGCTTCAGTTGACATCGGAAAAAGCGGTCATTGAAGTTATTTTCAACATATTCAACATGATATGCGCACCGACATGTCAACACATGCTCATGTTTGACGAAGAAGGCCGACCAGTCGACATATTGAGCAACCCGGCGACTGCCGTTACTGATCCTCAGCTTTACGAATGGATGGCCGCATTCACCAATGATTTTAAACGGACGGAGTCCGGCGATGGATTCATGATAAATATTGATTGTGAAGATGCTCGGCGAACCACCTTGCTGCTAACGGGCATCCGATTTCCCAACAAAATGAATCAATACATCAATTTTGCGATGACCATCAGTCCGTTACTTAAGCTGGGTTTGTCCAATGCACGTAATCTGGAAAGACTTCAGCGGGCAAATGACGAACTGAACATCGCCCGTATGGATGCAGAGCGTCTGGCAGACAAGGCCAATCAGGCCAATCAGGCCAAACGGCTTTTTTTAGCCCGTGTCAGTCATGATATACGCACCCCCATGAGCGGCATCATTGGAATTGCGGATCTACTGGAAGCAACCGGCATGACAGCGGATCAGCACCGTCTAGTTAGTCTGATAGGCTCAAATACCAAAGCACTGCTGGAACTGCTCAACGACATTCTGGACTTCTCTAAAATCGAAGCGGCTAAATTGATCCTTCATCCTCAGCCTTTTGATCTCTTTATGCTCATCAACGATATCGTTACGCTCATGAACATCGTTGCGAATGAAAAAAAGGTCGAGTTAACGCTGACACTGGCGGCAGGTGTGCCACAATATATCACAGCCGATGCTATGAGAATTCGCCAGGTCTTAAACAACCTTTTAAGTAACGCGCTGAAATTCACCAAACAGGGATCGGTGCATCTGGACGTTGCGATAGACGACACCGAACCCGTCAGCGAAAACCAAGATATACGCCTGCGACTCCGTGTGGCCGACACGGGAGACGGTATTCCTGCCGAGAAAATGCACCTGCTTTTCCGTACCTTTGAACAACTGGATGGCGAAGCGGATCAAGCACATGCCGGAACAGGGCTTGGACTTGCGATATGCAAACAGCTTGCAGAGCTGATGGGGGGAAGGATGGAGGCACAAAGTGAACTTGGTAAAGGCTCGATCTTTACGTTTACCATGCGCTGTTCTGTACCTATGCCGCCCGATACTCCGACCACACAACGGGAACAATCCCATATAAAGACTGAGGCGCAGACAAGTCAGCCGATCATTACGACGACCATGAGCGTACTGCTTGCCGAGGACAACAAGGTCAATCAATTATTAACTGCGCGTCTGCTCAACAAATTAGGGTTTCATGTCGACATCGTTACAAACGGACAAGATGCCGTAACAGCACTGAAGAACAAACCATACGACCTTGTCATCATGGACGGCCACATGCCGGGCATGGATGGAGATCAGGCCGCACGATATATACGTAACCCGGCCGCCGATGGACTACCGCACGATATCCCCGTCATTGCCTATACCGCCGACGCATCGCCCGCAGGCAGAGAATTCTATCTAGCCGCCGGCGTCAACGAAGTGATGATCAAACCACTCAACGCCGAACGTCTAAAAAAGGCATTATTGGCAATTCCCGCGATATCAAACAAAATCAACAGTCCGGGTTTGTAA
- a CDS encoding methylcobamide--CoM methyltransferase MtbA, with translation MTPMARVLTTLSHKEPDRVPLFLLLSMHGAREMGVSLKTYFSNSDLVAQGQLRMQKKFSNDCLYAFFYAAIEIQAWGGEIIFREDGPPNSGQPFIQKKEQIRRLAAPAVRDSACLCIVLDSIRKMKQAVGGTIPVIGVVMSPFSVPVMQMGFDHYIELIYEEPELFALLMQHNEAFCIEWANAQLDAGATAICYFDPISSPTMIPPELFRKTGFPTAARVLPQIKGPSAMHFASGRCAAIIPDIYKLPTPMIGVSIEENLAELKEACRGKVSLLGNLNGIRLRKAERTEVSTLVREAIRQAAPGGGFILSDNHGEMPWQVSEDTLLEIADAVQTYGQYPRLCL, from the coding sequence ATGACGCCTATGGCACGAGTATTAACGACGCTGAGTCACAAAGAACCGGATCGCGTGCCGCTGTTTCTACTATTGAGCATGCATGGCGCGCGTGAAATGGGCGTATCCCTTAAAACATACTTTTCTAACTCAGATCTAGTAGCGCAGGGGCAGTTACGGATGCAAAAGAAATTCAGTAATGACTGCCTTTATGCGTTTTTTTACGCTGCCATAGAAATTCAGGCATGGGGTGGTGAAATCATTTTTCGTGAGGACGGTCCGCCTAATTCGGGACAGCCCTTTATTCAAAAGAAGGAACAAATCCGCCGGCTTGCAGCTCCTGCTGTGCGAGATTCAGCTTGTTTGTGTATCGTGCTGGATAGTATCCGTAAAATGAAGCAGGCGGTGGGCGGCACCATTCCCGTCATTGGCGTCGTGATGTCGCCCTTTTCCGTCCCGGTGATGCAAATGGGATTTGATCACTATATTGAATTAATTTACGAGGAGCCGGAGCTTTTTGCCCTGTTAATGCAGCATAATGAAGCTTTTTGCATCGAGTGGGCCAATGCCCAGCTGGATGCGGGGGCTACGGCCATTTGTTATTTCGATCCGATCTCATCGCCCACCATGATTCCGCCGGAACTGTTCAGGAAGACTGGATTCCCCACAGCCGCACGCGTTCTCCCGCAGATCAAAGGTCCGTCAGCCATGCACTTTGCCTCTGGCAGATGTGCGGCGATCATCCCCGACATATACAAACTTCCCACGCCTATGATCGGAGTGAGCATAGAAGAAAATCTGGCAGAACTTAAAGAAGCATGCCGTGGAAAAGTTTCCCTGCTGGGCAATCTTAACGGGATCCGTCTACGAAAAGCCGAGCGCACAGAAGTCAGCACTCTGGTTCGGGAAGCCATAAGGCAGGCGGCTCCGGGCGGAGGATTTATTTTATCAGACAATCACGGCGAAATGCCATGGCAGGTAAGCGAAGACACATTGCTTGAAATAGCAGACGCTGTGCAAACCTACGGACAGTATCCCCGATTATGCCTTTAA
- a CDS encoding cobalamin-binding protein, with protein MTAEAIHELKIQQLTASLLALDYVSVKSLLKDEIAEQSALLTIEKLLVPALDRIGGNWDEGTAALSQVYMSGRLCEKVLNSLMPQETEWRLEQPKMAIAVLEDYHFLGKRMLITEVMTSGYFIKDYGNMSVDSLIAHCIKDQLDGLMISTLMLPSALQAKKVITQLRVDMPELKIIVGGAPFRLDPSLWQEVGADAMGSSIGDALLFIKTLKGGKQ; from the coding sequence ATGACAGCTGAAGCGATTCATGAACTTAAAATCCAGCAATTGACAGCCAGTCTGCTTGCCTTGGACTATGTATCAGTCAAAAGCCTGCTAAAAGATGAAATCGCAGAGCAATCCGCTTTACTGACCATCGAAAAGCTGCTTGTTCCCGCGCTGGATCGCATTGGCGGTAACTGGGACGAAGGCACAGCGGCTCTTTCGCAGGTCTACATGAGCGGGCGTCTCTGCGAAAAAGTGTTAAATTCATTAATGCCGCAGGAAACCGAATGGCGGCTTGAACAACCCAAGATGGCCATCGCCGTGCTCGAAGACTACCACTTTCTCGGCAAACGAATGCTTATCACAGAAGTTATGACCAGCGGGTATTTTATAAAAGATTACGGCAATATGAGTGTAGACAGTCTCATCGCCCACTGCATCAAGGATCAGCTGGATGGACTCATGATCTCCACCTTGATGCTGCCTTCGGCACTGCAGGCTAAAAAAGTGATCACCCAGCTACGTGTCGACATGCCGGAATTGAAGATCATCGTTGGCGGCGCCCCATTTCGTCTTGATCCGTCATTATGGCAGGAGGTGGGTGCCGATGCCATGGGGTCGAGTATCGGGGATGCCCTTCTTTTCATAAAAACTTTGAAAGGCGGAAAACAATGA